CCGACGCCTGCCGGGGGTGGGCATGGACCGATACCCTGTACGCCCGAAATTGGTGCCAACTCCCGACCCATTACTTGGTCGTGCAGCCGGACGAGGACGGCTTCAAGTGCCTGGACTTCAGCCGCACCACGCCGGACGGTGAGCACCCAGTGGTCTACCACATGCCGTTCCGCGAGACACCATTCAACGAGATGGCTCCAAGCTACGTGGCGTGGCTCATCGAGGACTTGCAGGCCATGATCGACGCCTGGACTGAGGACGTATGACGATCTCTCTCAACGGAAACCGGCGCTGTACTGTTAA
The Gemmata palustris DNA segment above includes these coding regions:
- a CDS encoding SMI1/KNR4 family protein — its product is MEDVASLLARMQELEPEVHVYGPASEEPIGQLEAAFGCPMPPSYRAFLAQFGGFSIIDSSYSGIIRGRTDACRGWAWTDTLYARNWCQLPTHYLVVQPDEDGFKCLDFSRTTPDGEHPVVYHMPFRETPFNEMAPSYVAWLIEDLQAMIDAWTEDV